A region from the Gossypium hirsutum isolate 1008001.06 chromosome A08, Gossypium_hirsutum_v2.1, whole genome shotgun sequence genome encodes:
- the LOC107942910 gene encoding protein FAR1-RELATED SEQUENCE 3 — MDFHVIDSEGGLSHHGMSDDGDAEPSEGGEANHVENSLACEEDGISEPYVGMEFNSEDAARTFYDEYARRMGFSSKAGHFSSQYKTDGTIVAREFVCGREGLKRSAESCSAMIRIELKGEKWVVIKFVKEHSHSVVSSRKVHYLRPRRHFAGAAKTMADSYQGVGVVPSGMMYVSMDGNHVSMDANNRGIRKTPPAEANCSGKNVGTLNYVLRPVNRKRTLGRDAQNLLDYFKKMQAENPGFFYAIQLDEDNCMANVFWADARSRTAYMHFGDAVKLDTSYRVNQYRVPFAPFTGLNHHGQVILFGCALLFDDSEASFVWLFKTFLTAMNDRRPVSLITDQDRAIQTAMSQVFPGVRHCINKWHVLREGPEKLTHIFHVHPNFQAELYNCINLTETIEEFELSWSSIIEKYNLGAHDWLHSLYNARAQWVPVYFRDSFFAAITPNQGFDGSFFDGFVNQQTTLPVFFRQYELAIENWFEREIEADFDTICTTPVLRTPSPMEKQAADLYTRKIFTKFQEELVETFVYTANRIEGDGAISTFRVAKYEDVNKVYIVTLNYPEIRANCSCQMFEYSGILCRHILTVFTVTNVLTLPPHYILKRWTRNAKSGVGTDECGGDLHGQESLASRYNSLCREAIKYAEDGAIATETYNVAMAALNEVGKKVSVVKKTVAKLASPDSLATGAAYDDKKSSTSAPDTAPSLWPQQDETTRHFNLNDTGTPAQSVSDLNLPRMAPVSLHRDDTHPDNMPVLPCLKSMRWLMENKNSKPRNRLAVIILKLQDYSNSPSAEMDVKFQLSRITLEPMLRSMAYISEQLSTPANRVAVINLKLQDTETSTGESEVKFQVSRDTLGAMLRSMAYIREQLSSVCEPQAEPLPKKHRK; from the exons ATGGATTTTCATGTGATTGATTCAGAAGGGGGCTTGAGCCATCATGGAATGTCAGATGACGGGGATGCTGAACCTAGTGAAGGTGGAGAAGCAAATCATGTGGAGAATTCTTTAGCTTGTGAAGAAGATGGGATTTCTGAACCATATGTGGGCATGGAATTTAATTCTGAAGATGCTGCTAGAACTTTCTATGATGAGTATGCTAGACGTATGGGATTTAGCTCCAAAGCCGGTCATTTTTCTTCACAGTATAAAACTGATGGGACAATAGTTGCTAGGGAGTTTGTCTGTGGCAGAGAGGGTTTGAAAAGGTCTGCTGAAAGCTGCAGTGCAATGATTAGGATAGAGTTAAAAGGAGAAAAGTGGGTTGTTATAAAGTTTGTGAAGGAGCATAGCCATTCAGTGGTGAGTTCCAGGAAAGTGCATTACCTTCGTCCCCGCAGGCACTTTGCTGGTGCTGCAAAGACCATGGCTGATAGTTACCAAGGAGTTGGAGTTGTACCTAGTGGTATGATGTATGTTTCTATGGATGGAAACCATGTCTCCATGGATGCAAACAACCGTGGCATTAGGAAAACTCCTCCAGCAGAAGCAAATTGCTCAGGCAAGAATGTTGGGACACTGAACTATGTACTTAGGCCAGTTAACAGAAAGAGAACGCTGGGGAGGGATGCTCAAAATCTGCTTGATTATTTCAAGAAAATGCAGGCTGAGAACCCTGGTTTCTTTTATGCAATACAGCTGGATGAGGATAATTGTATGGCTAATGTGTTTTGGGCTGATGCAAGGTCAAGGACAGCCTACATGCATTTCGGTGATGCTGTTAAACTGGATACAAGTTACAGGGTAAATCAATATAGGGTGCCGTTTGCTCCATTTACAGGGCTGAACCATCATGGTCAGGTGATTTTATTCGGTTGTGCATTACTATTTGATGACTCTGAGGCATCTTTTGTTTGGCTTTTCAAGACATTTCTCACGGCAATGAACGATCGTCGACCTGTCTCCTTAATCACTGATCAAGACAGAGCCATACAAACAGCAATGTCTCAGGTGTTTCCTGGTGTTCGGCACTGTATTAATAAGTGGCATGTTTTAAGAGAAGGCCCAGAGAAGTTGACACATATATTTCATGTGCATCCTAATTTTCAGGCGGAACTGTATAATTGCATAAATTTGACTGAAACTATTGAGGAGTTTGAATTATCTTGGAGTTCTATTATTGAAAAGTATAATCTTGGGGCACATGATTGGCTTCACTCACTATATAATGCTCGAGCTCAATGGGTCCCTGTTTATTTTCGGGATTCCTTTTTTGCTGCAATAACTCCCAATCAAGGATTTGATGGCTCTTTTTTTGATGGATTTGTGAATCAACAGACCACGTTACCTGTCTTCTTTAGACAGTATGAACTAGCAATAGAGAACTGGTTTGAAAGGGAGATTGAAGCTGATTTTGACACAATATGCACCACACCAGTCCTGCGGACACCATCACCTATGGAGAAACAGGCAGCTGATCTATATACAaggaaaattttcacaaaatttcaagaAGAACTAGTTGAAACTTTTGTTTACACTGCTAATAGAATTGAAGGTGATGGAGCTATCAGCACATTCAGAGTTGCAAAGTATGAGGATGTCAACAAAGTGTACATAGTAACATTAAACTACCCTGAAATAAGAGCTAATTGTAGCTGCCAAATGTTTGAGTATTCTGGCATCCTTTGTAGACATATTTTAACGGTCTTCACTGTGACAAATGTACTTACATTACCACCACATTACATTCTGAAACGATGGACACGAAATGCAAAGTCTGGGGTTGGAACTGATGAATGTGGTGGCGACTTGCATGGTCAGGAGTCCTTGGCATCAAGGTATAATAGTTTGTGTCGGGAAGCAATCAAATATGCAGAAGATGGGGCAATAGCTACTGAGACTTACAATGTTGCAATGGCGGCTCTTAACGAAGTTGGGAAGAAGGTTTCTGTTGTAAAGAAAACTGTTGCAAAACTTGCATCTCCCGACTCACTGGCCACTGGTGCTGCCTATGATGACAAGAAGAGCTCAACATCAGCACCAGATACAGCCCCTTCGCTATGGCCGCAGCAAGATGAAACTACACGTCATTTCAATCTTAATGACACTGGTACTCCAGCTCAATCTGTCTCAGATTTGAATCTGCCACGCATGGCACCTGTTTCCCTTCATCGGGATGATACTCATCCTGATAACATG CCGGTTCTTCCTTGTTTGAAGTCAATGAGATGGTTAATGGAGAACAAGAATTCTAAACCTAGAAATAGGTTGGCAGTCATTATTTTAAAG TTGCAAGATTATAGCAATAGTCCATCAGCTGAAATGGATGTTAAGTTTCAGCTCTCAAGGATTACTTTAGAACCCATGTTGAGGTCAATGGCTTATATCAGTGAACAGCTTTCTACCCCAGCTAACAGGGTTGCCGTCATCAATTTGAAG CTTCAAGACACCGAGACTAGTACAGGAGAGTCGGAGGTTAAATTCCAGGTGTCCAGGGATACTTTAGGAGCAATGTTGAGATCAATGGCGTACATCCGGGAGCAGCTTTCGAGTGTT tgcGAACCACAAGCAGAGCCTTTACCAAAGAAGCATAGGAAATAA
- the LOC107942911 gene encoding serrate RNA effector molecule isoform X2: protein MAEVINMPVDSLDRRGGGDRKDNNNNNNRELAPSDDPNSSPPAPPPPRRRDRDSRERRDRDYYDRNRSPPPPPTRERDYKRRSSISPPPPPLNYRDRRHSPPPRRSPPYKRSRREDGGYEGRRGSPRGGFGPGDRRFGYDYGGGYDREMMGRPGYPDDRPHGRYFGRSSGGYQDWDSGRGRYGDASNSGTTQREGLMSYKQFIQELEDDILPAEAERRYQEYKSEYISTQKRAFFDAHKDEEWLRDKYHPTNLVTVIERRNELARKVAKDFFLDLQSGTLDLTPGVNALSSNKSGQTSEPNSEDETDIGGKRRRHGRGPTKETDILSLAPKAHPVSSDPRRIQIDIGQAQGLVRKLDSEKGIEENILSGSDNDKISRDKYHGSFAGPVIIVRGLTSVKGLEGVELLDTLITYLWRVHGVDYYGMIETSEAKGFRHVRAEGKSSDITSNGSEWEKKLDSYWQDRLRGQDPLEVMTAKDKLDAAAVESLDPFVRKIRDEKYGWKYGCGAKGCTKLFHAAEFVHKHLKLKHPELVIELTSKVREELYFQNYMNDPDAPGGTPVMQQPISKDKPQRRKIMENRLKDERGLRRERDNRANGSDRFDRSENPQSSDFPSNNDGPDGGNHDDPMFDSFSGQGMHVAAPFSSDIAPPPVLMPVPGAGPLGPFVPAPPELAMQVFRERGGPPFEGNSRSGRPGPNLSGPAPFLLPPGFRQDPRHLRSYQDLDAPEDEVTVIDYRSL from the exons ATGGCCGAAGTCATAAACATGCCGGTCGATTCTCTAGATCGCCGCGGGGGCGGCGACCGTAAagataacaacaataataacaacAGAGAGCTTGCGCCATCTGACGATCCCAACTCCTCTCCCCCAGCTCCGCCTCCTCCTCGACGCCGCGACCGAGATTCGCGTGAGCGACGGGACCGCGACTACTACGATCGCAACCGCTCTCCTCCGCCTCCGCCTACCAGAGAGAGAGATTACAAACGGCGTAGTAGCATTAGCCCTCCACCACCGCCGTTGAATTACAGGGATAGGAGACACTCGCCTCCTCCTCGGAGGTCTCCGCCTTATAAGAGGTCTAGGCGTGAGGATGGAGGGTATGAAGGGAGGAGAGGGAGCCCTAGAGGCGGATTTGGACCTGGAGATAGAAg GTTTGGTTATGATTATGGTGGTGGATATGATCGCGAGATGATGGGCAGACCCGGTTACCCTGATGATAGGCCTCATGGTCGGTACTTTGGTCGCTCTTCTGGTGGTTATCAAG ATTGGGATTCAGGCCGTGGTAGATATGGTGATGCTTCTAATTCAGGGACTACTCAAAG agaaGGATTGATGTCATACAAGCAATTCATTCAAGAGCTTGAGGATGATATACTACCAGCTGAAGCTGAGCGCAG GTACCAAGAATACAAGTCAGAGTATATATCTACCCAAAAAAGAGCATTTTTTGATGCCCACAAAGATGAGGAATG GTTGAGAGACAAATATCATCCAACAAACTTGGTCACTGTTATTGAAAG GAGGAATGAGCTTGCACGCAAAGTTGCGAAGGACTTTTTCCTTGATCTGCAGAGTGGAACACTGGACTT AACACCTGGTGTCAATGCTTTGTCATCAAATAAATCCGGACAAACCAGTGAACCTAATTCTGAAGATGAAACAGACATTGGTGGGAAAAGAAGGCGGCATGGTAGGGGACCTACTAAAGAAACTGATATTCTTTCTCTGGCTCCAAAGGCTCATCCAGTCAGTTCTGATCCCAGAAGAATTCAGATTGACATTGGACAAGCACAGGGCCTCGTACGTAAACTGGACTCTGAAAAAGGAATTGAGGAAAATATTTTAAGCGGGTCGGACAATGACAAAATAAGTAGGGACAAATATCATGGTAGTTTTGCAGGCCCAGTGATTATTGTACGTGGCTTGACTTCTGTAAAAGGCCTGGAAGGTGTTGAGCTTCTTGATACTCTTATAACTTACTTGTGGCGTGTCCATGGTGTGGATTACTACGGTATGATTGAAACTAGTGAAGCTAAGGGTTTTAGGCACGTGAGAGCAGAGGGAAAGAGTTCTGATATTACTAGTAATGGGTCTGAGTGGGAAAAGAAACTGGACTCATACTGGCAAGATAGATTGAGAGGTCAAGATCCTTTGGAAGTAATGACTGCTAAGGACAAATTAGATGCTGCCGCTGTTGAATCTTTGGATCCTTTTGTCCGGAAGATAAGGGATGAAAAGTATGGTTGGAAGTATGGTTGTGGTGCTAAGGGTTGCACAAAGCTCTTTCATGCTGCAGAATTTGTGCACAAGCATCTTAAACTGAAACATCCGGAACTTGTGATTGAGCTAACGTCTAAAGTTCGTGAAGAGCTCTATTTCCAGAACTACATGAA TGATCCAGATGCGCCTGGTGGGACACCTGTTATGCAGCAACCCATATCG AAGGACAAGCCTCAGAGACGTAAAATAATGGAAAATCGCTTGAAAGATGAACGTGGCTTACGCAGAGAACGTGATAATCGAGCTAATGGTAGTGACAGATTTGATAGATCTGAGAACCCTCAATCAAGTGATTTTCCGTCCAACAATGATGGTCCTGATGGGGGGAACCATGATGATCCTATGTTTGACTCTTTTAGTGGACAAGGGATGCATGTTGCAGCTCCATTTTCTTCAGATATTGCACCTCCACCAGTATTGATGCCTGTTCCCGGTGCTGG TCCATTGGGGCCCTTCGTTCCAGCTCCACCTGAACTTGCAATGCAAGTGTTCAGAGAGCGGGGTGGTCCTCCTTTTGAAGGCAATAGTAGAAGTGGACGCCCTGGACCTAATTTAAGTGGACCGGCCCCCTTTCTTTTGCCTCCTGGCTTCCGACAAGATCCTCGGCACTTACGTAG TTACCAAGACTTAGATGCACCTGAGGACGAAGTCACAGTTATAGACTATCGGAGTTTGTAG
- the LOC107942911 gene encoding serrate RNA effector molecule isoform X1, whose product MAEVINMPVDSLDRRGGGDRKDNNNNNNRELAPSDDPNSSPPAPPPPRRRDRDSRERRDRDYYDRNRSPPPPPTRERDYKRRSSISPPPPPLNYRDRRHSPPPRRSPPYKRSRREDGGYEGRRGSPRGGFGPGDRRFGYDYGGGYDREMMGRPGYPDDRPHGRYFGRSSGGYQDWDSGRGRYGDASNSGTTQSKIFREGLMSYKQFIQELEDDILPAEAERRYQEYKSEYISTQKRAFFDAHKDEEWLRDKYHPTNLVTVIERRNELARKVAKDFFLDLQSGTLDLTPGVNALSSNKSGQTSEPNSEDETDIGGKRRRHGRGPTKETDILSLAPKAHPVSSDPRRIQIDIGQAQGLVRKLDSEKGIEENILSGSDNDKISRDKYHGSFAGPVIIVRGLTSVKGLEGVELLDTLITYLWRVHGVDYYGMIETSEAKGFRHVRAEGKSSDITSNGSEWEKKLDSYWQDRLRGQDPLEVMTAKDKLDAAAVESLDPFVRKIRDEKYGWKYGCGAKGCTKLFHAAEFVHKHLKLKHPELVIELTSKVREELYFQNYMNDPDAPGGTPVMQQPISKDKPQRRKIMENRLKDERGLRRERDNRANGSDRFDRSENPQSSDFPSNNDGPDGGNHDDPMFDSFSGQGMHVAAPFSSDIAPPPVLMPVPGAGPLGPFVPAPPELAMQVFRERGGPPFEGNSRSGRPGPNLSGPAPFLLPPGFRQDPRHLRSYQDLDAPEDEVTVIDYRSL is encoded by the exons ATGGCCGAAGTCATAAACATGCCGGTCGATTCTCTAGATCGCCGCGGGGGCGGCGACCGTAAagataacaacaataataacaacAGAGAGCTTGCGCCATCTGACGATCCCAACTCCTCTCCCCCAGCTCCGCCTCCTCCTCGACGCCGCGACCGAGATTCGCGTGAGCGACGGGACCGCGACTACTACGATCGCAACCGCTCTCCTCCGCCTCCGCCTACCAGAGAGAGAGATTACAAACGGCGTAGTAGCATTAGCCCTCCACCACCGCCGTTGAATTACAGGGATAGGAGACACTCGCCTCCTCCTCGGAGGTCTCCGCCTTATAAGAGGTCTAGGCGTGAGGATGGAGGGTATGAAGGGAGGAGAGGGAGCCCTAGAGGCGGATTTGGACCTGGAGATAGAAg GTTTGGTTATGATTATGGTGGTGGATATGATCGCGAGATGATGGGCAGACCCGGTTACCCTGATGATAGGCCTCATGGTCGGTACTTTGGTCGCTCTTCTGGTGGTTATCAAG ATTGGGATTCAGGCCGTGGTAGATATGGTGATGCTTCTAATTCAGGGACTACTCAAAG taaaattttcagagaaGGATTGATGTCATACAAGCAATTCATTCAAGAGCTTGAGGATGATATACTACCAGCTGAAGCTGAGCGCAG GTACCAAGAATACAAGTCAGAGTATATATCTACCCAAAAAAGAGCATTTTTTGATGCCCACAAAGATGAGGAATG GTTGAGAGACAAATATCATCCAACAAACTTGGTCACTGTTATTGAAAG GAGGAATGAGCTTGCACGCAAAGTTGCGAAGGACTTTTTCCTTGATCTGCAGAGTGGAACACTGGACTT AACACCTGGTGTCAATGCTTTGTCATCAAATAAATCCGGACAAACCAGTGAACCTAATTCTGAAGATGAAACAGACATTGGTGGGAAAAGAAGGCGGCATGGTAGGGGACCTACTAAAGAAACTGATATTCTTTCTCTGGCTCCAAAGGCTCATCCAGTCAGTTCTGATCCCAGAAGAATTCAGATTGACATTGGACAAGCACAGGGCCTCGTACGTAAACTGGACTCTGAAAAAGGAATTGAGGAAAATATTTTAAGCGGGTCGGACAATGACAAAATAAGTAGGGACAAATATCATGGTAGTTTTGCAGGCCCAGTGATTATTGTACGTGGCTTGACTTCTGTAAAAGGCCTGGAAGGTGTTGAGCTTCTTGATACTCTTATAACTTACTTGTGGCGTGTCCATGGTGTGGATTACTACGGTATGATTGAAACTAGTGAAGCTAAGGGTTTTAGGCACGTGAGAGCAGAGGGAAAGAGTTCTGATATTACTAGTAATGGGTCTGAGTGGGAAAAGAAACTGGACTCATACTGGCAAGATAGATTGAGAGGTCAAGATCCTTTGGAAGTAATGACTGCTAAGGACAAATTAGATGCTGCCGCTGTTGAATCTTTGGATCCTTTTGTCCGGAAGATAAGGGATGAAAAGTATGGTTGGAAGTATGGTTGTGGTGCTAAGGGTTGCACAAAGCTCTTTCATGCTGCAGAATTTGTGCACAAGCATCTTAAACTGAAACATCCGGAACTTGTGATTGAGCTAACGTCTAAAGTTCGTGAAGAGCTCTATTTCCAGAACTACATGAA TGATCCAGATGCGCCTGGTGGGACACCTGTTATGCAGCAACCCATATCG AAGGACAAGCCTCAGAGACGTAAAATAATGGAAAATCGCTTGAAAGATGAACGTGGCTTACGCAGAGAACGTGATAATCGAGCTAATGGTAGTGACAGATTTGATAGATCTGAGAACCCTCAATCAAGTGATTTTCCGTCCAACAATGATGGTCCTGATGGGGGGAACCATGATGATCCTATGTTTGACTCTTTTAGTGGACAAGGGATGCATGTTGCAGCTCCATTTTCTTCAGATATTGCACCTCCACCAGTATTGATGCCTGTTCCCGGTGCTGG TCCATTGGGGCCCTTCGTTCCAGCTCCACCTGAACTTGCAATGCAAGTGTTCAGAGAGCGGGGTGGTCCTCCTTTTGAAGGCAATAGTAGAAGTGGACGCCCTGGACCTAATTTAAGTGGACCGGCCCCCTTTCTTTTGCCTCCTGGCTTCCGACAAGATCCTCGGCACTTACGTAG TTACCAAGACTTAGATGCACCTGAGGACGAAGTCACAGTTATAGACTATCGGAGTTTGTAG
- the LOC107942906 gene encoding 60S ribosomal protein L30 has translation MVAAKKTKKTHESINNRLALVMKSGKYTLGYKTVLKSLRSSKGKLIIIANNCPPLRKSEIEYYAMLCKVGVHHYNGNNVDLGTACGKYFRVCCLSIIDPGDSDIIKSMPSDH, from the exons ATGGTTGCCGCCAAGAAGACC AAGAAGACCCATGAGAGCATTAACAACAGATTGGCTCTCGTTATGAAAAGTGGGAAATACACTTTGGGTTACAAAACTGTTCTCAAATCTCTCAGAAGCTCCAAAG GTAAGTTGATTATTATTGCCAACAACTGCCCTCCTCTTAGGAAGTCGGAGATCGAGTATTATGCCATGTTGTGCAAAGTTGGAGTTCACCACTATAATGGAA ACAACGTAGATTTGGGAACTGCTTGTGGCAAATATTTCAGAGTGTGCTGCCTCAGCATTATTGACCCTG GTGACTCTGATATTATTAAGAGCATGCCTAGTGATCACTAA